From a single Thioalbus denitrificans genomic region:
- a CDS encoding efflux RND transporter permease subunit, whose translation MAEQPHNDHSGGQARAHDDIHLGIAGRMSRSFIMSPVSPLLLVACLAVGILGLLLTPRQEDPQISVPMVDIFVEYAGASAEQVSALVTDPLERIMSEITGVKHVYSVSQRGRAMVTVEFDVGEEMTPSLVKLYDKLQSNMDKIPPGVTQPLVKPKAVDDVPVVTLTLWSQDVQDDSLRLLALDLLQRLKQVPNTSQGFIVGGRAEQIRVEVMPERLSGHGISLQQVAGTITTANAEQTTGSVESGNTSFTVYSGSFLRSAEDISRLVVGTHNNVPVYVSDVAKVYQGPEDAKALVNYFSGAAYPEGYLPANGAAAVTLAVAKKQGSNGVTVANDVLAKVEELKGRLIPDNVQVAVTRNYGKTANDKVNDLIFKLFIATTAVCFLVWLSLGWRPAVVVMIVIPVVILVTVFSALILDYTIDRVSLFALIFAIGILVDDAIVVVENIYRRWLLKGQMDVETSVDAVAEVGNPTIVATLTVIAALLPMGFVSGMMGPYMRPIPVLGSVAMAFSLFAAFAFTPWLAWRIKPTMKSLRRAEEREHKTNQRLESFYRWLLVPLIISKAKGWLFLLVIIALFFGSCALLYTTDVSVKMLPLDNKPEFNIVVNMPEGTALPVTANLTWQVAEAVRKVPEVTAIQSYVGTASPFNFNGLVRHYYLRQEPWMADLQVQLLDKNERARTSHEIAMAVRDLVTPLATALGGRIQVVEMPPGPPVLQSVVAEIYGPDPETRRQVARDMTTMFAKAENITDVDNYLQEPFEIWRFEVDTEKAVRRGISVETINQNLAMAMGGYKLGDIKRGTVLEPTYIAIQVPLSVRAQFARLGDLPIPTQTGGTLPLAELGRFYRTIEDQPIYHKDLRALEYVTGEVTGRLEAPIYGMFQVEDLLAEYTTPDGVTGLTGEYLGPPRDVSKTAFEWGGEWTVTYETFRDMGLAFGAAIILIYMLVVWEFGNFIHPAIIISPIPLTLVGIVPGHWLLDAHFTATSMIGFIALAGIIVRNSILLVDFTVHEVAAGTPVRDAVVLACKTRTRPILITALALVGGSSVILFDPIFQGMAISLLFGVLVSTLLTLVVIPLGCISARSSFVPEGAEGELLCRLCDTEEQERALAGKKSSGGLAAALGMVFYVLRALFYFLAMGLKSFAGFLWNLAQRSRAKDQPPPATPPAGGGGASSGGGSEPGGGGAAAPAASGAAPGSQAPATEASPASARGVPEPAGKASRQRVAADAPPVAVTKAAQVAAPHAAKVAQEADGPAAPGQAATTPRESPANERSEQAAGAVETATRKAAPKRQAAKKPVRKKSPGTRAKAPAGPGAESDGSAAAGVTEGSGTAGQAEQTALPPITPSLDSGFGEDVSPTPPKRHKRRGIRLKPDIEE comes from the coding sequence ATGGCAGAACAGCCCCATAACGATCACTCCGGCGGCCAGGCACGCGCCCACGACGACATCCATCTGGGCATCGCCGGGCGCATGTCCCGCTCCTTCATCATGTCCCCGGTCTCGCCGCTGCTGCTGGTGGCCTGCCTGGCCGTCGGCATCCTCGGTCTGCTGCTGACGCCACGGCAGGAGGATCCGCAGATCTCGGTGCCGATGGTGGACATCTTCGTCGAGTACGCGGGGGCTTCCGCCGAGCAGGTCTCGGCGCTGGTGACCGATCCGCTCGAGCGGATCATGAGCGAGATCACCGGCGTCAAGCATGTCTACTCGGTGTCCCAGCGCGGGCGCGCCATGGTCACGGTGGAGTTCGACGTGGGCGAGGAGATGACGCCCTCGCTGGTGAAGCTCTACGACAAGCTGCAGTCGAACATGGACAAGATCCCCCCCGGGGTCACCCAGCCGCTGGTGAAGCCCAAGGCGGTGGACGATGTTCCGGTGGTGACCCTGACGTTGTGGTCCCAGGATGTCCAGGACGACTCCCTGCGGCTGCTGGCCCTGGATCTCCTGCAGCGCCTCAAGCAGGTGCCCAATACCAGCCAGGGCTTCATCGTCGGCGGTCGGGCCGAGCAGATCCGCGTGGAGGTTATGCCCGAGCGGCTTTCCGGCCACGGCATCAGCCTGCAGCAGGTGGCAGGCACCATCACGACCGCCAATGCCGAGCAGACCACCGGTTCGGTGGAGTCCGGCAACACCTCGTTCACCGTCTACTCCGGTTCCTTCCTGCGCAGCGCCGAAGACATCTCCCGCCTGGTGGTGGGCACCCACAACAATGTGCCGGTGTACGTGAGCGATGTCGCCAAGGTCTACCAGGGGCCGGAGGATGCCAAGGCCCTGGTGAACTATTTCAGCGGCGCGGCCTACCCGGAGGGCTATCTGCCCGCCAACGGCGCCGCCGCGGTCACCCTGGCGGTGGCCAAGAAGCAGGGCAGCAACGGCGTCACCGTGGCCAACGACGTGCTGGCCAAGGTGGAGGAACTCAAGGGGCGGCTGATCCCCGACAACGTGCAGGTGGCGGTGACCCGCAACTACGGCAAGACCGCCAACGACAAGGTCAACGACCTCATCTTCAAGCTGTTCATCGCCACCACCGCGGTCTGCTTCCTGGTCTGGCTCAGCCTCGGCTGGCGTCCGGCGGTGGTGGTGATGATCGTCATCCCGGTGGTGATCCTGGTGACCGTCTTCTCGGCGCTGATCCTCGACTACACCATCGACCGCGTCAGCCTGTTCGCCCTCATCTTCGCCATCGGCATCCTGGTGGATGACGCCATCGTGGTGGTGGAGAACATCTACCGGCGCTGGCTGCTGAAGGGGCAGATGGATGTGGAGACCTCGGTGGACGCGGTGGCCGAGGTGGGCAATCCCACCATCGTCGCCACCCTGACCGTCATCGCGGCGCTCCTGCCGATGGGATTCGTGAGCGGCATGATGGGTCCCTACATGCGCCCGATCCCGGTGCTGGGCTCCGTGGCCATGGCCTTCTCCCTGTTCGCCGCCTTCGCCTTCACCCCCTGGCTCGCCTGGCGCATCAAGCCGACCATGAAGAGCCTGCGCCGGGCCGAGGAGCGGGAGCACAAGACCAATCAGCGCCTGGAGAGCTTCTACCGCTGGCTGCTGGTGCCGCTCATCATCAGCAAGGCCAAGGGATGGCTGTTCCTGCTGGTCATCATCGCCCTCTTTTTCGGCTCCTGCGCGCTGCTCTACACCACCGACGTGTCGGTGAAGATGCTGCCCCTGGACAACAAGCCCGAGTTCAATATCGTGGTCAACATGCCCGAGGGCACGGCGCTTCCCGTCACCGCCAACCTGACCTGGCAGGTGGCCGAGGCGGTGCGGAAGGTCCCCGAGGTGACCGCCATCCAGAGCTACGTGGGCACTGCCTCGCCGTTCAACTTCAACGGCCTGGTGCGTCACTACTACCTGCGGCAGGAGCCGTGGATGGCGGACCTCCAGGTGCAGCTGCTGGACAAGAACGAGCGCGCCCGCACCAGTCATGAAATCGCCATGGCCGTGCGCGACCTCGTGACCCCCCTCGCCACCGCGCTGGGCGGCCGTATCCAGGTGGTGGAGATGCCGCCCGGTCCTCCCGTGCTGCAGTCGGTGGTGGCGGAAATCTACGGACCCGACCCCGAGACCCGGCGCCAGGTGGCCCGGGACATGACGACGATGTTCGCCAAGGCGGAGAACATCACCGACGTGGACAACTACCTGCAGGAGCCGTTCGAGATCTGGCGCTTCGAGGTGGACACCGAGAAGGCGGTGCGGCGGGGCATTTCGGTGGAAACCATCAACCAGAACCTGGCCATGGCGATGGGCGGCTACAAGCTCGGCGACATCAAGCGGGGCACCGTGCTCGAACCCACCTATATCGCCATCCAGGTGCCGCTGTCCGTGCGTGCCCAGTTCGCCCGGCTCGGTGACCTGCCCATACCCACCCAGACGGGCGGAACCCTCCCCCTGGCCGAACTGGGCCGGTTCTACCGCACCATCGAGGACCAGCCCATCTACCACAAGGATCTGCGCGCGCTGGAGTACGTGACCGGCGAGGTGACCGGGCGTCTGGAGGCGCCCATCTACGGCATGTTCCAGGTGGAGGACCTGCTGGCAGAGTACACCACCCCTGACGGCGTCACCGGACTCACCGGCGAGTATCTCGGCCCGCCCAGGGACGTCAGCAAGACCGCCTTCGAGTGGGGCGGCGAGTGGACGGTCACCTACGAGACCTTCCGCGACATGGGGCTCGCCTTCGGGGCGGCCATCATCCTCATCTACATGCTGGTGGTGTGGGAGTTCGGCAATTTCATCCATCCGGCCATCATCATCTCGCCCATTCCGTTGACCCTGGTGGGCATCGTTCCGGGGCACTGGCTGCTCGATGCGCACTTCACCGCCACCTCCATGATCGGCTTCATCGCCCTGGCGGGTATCATCGTGCGCAACTCCATCCTGCTGGTGGACTTCACCGTCCATGAGGTGGCCGCGGGGACGCCGGTGCGCGATGCGGTGGTCCTTGCCTGCAAGACCAGGACCCGGCCCATCCTCATCACGGCACTGGCCCTGGTGGGCGGTTCCAGCGTCATCCTGTTCGATCCCATCTTCCAGGGTATGGCCATCTCCCTGCTGTTCGGAGTGCTCGTCTCCACCCTGTTGACACTGGTGGTGATTCCGCTCGGCTGCATCAGCGCCCGCAGTTCCTTCGTTCCCGAAGGCGCCGAGGGTGAGCTGCTCTGCCGTCTGTGCGATACCGAGGAGCAGGAGCGCGCCCTGGCCGGCAAGAAATCCTCCGGTGGCCTGGCGGCGGCCCTGGGCATGGTGTTCTACGTGCTGCGGGCACTGTTCTACTTCCTGGCCATGGGGCTGAAGTCCTTCGCCGGCTTCCTCTGGAACCTGGCCCAGCGTTCGCGCGCCAAGGACCAGCCGCCCCCCGCCACGCCGCCCGCAGGTGGTGGAGGCGCGTCTTCCGGCGGCGGTAGCGAACCCGGCGGCGGTGGGGCGGCCGCGCCGGCCGCCAGCGGCGCGGCGCCGGGGAGTCAGGCGCCGGCGACGGAAGCATCCCCGGCATCGGCGCGGGGTGTCCCGGAGCCGGCCGGAAAAGCCTCCCGCCAGCGCGTGGCGGCTGACGCCCCGCCCGTTGCCGTCACGAAGGCCGCGCAGGTGGCGGCACCGCATGCGGCAAAGGTGGCGCAGGAGGCGGATGGACCCGCTGCTCCGGGTCAGGCGGCGACAACACCGCGGGAGTCCCCTGCCAATGAGCGCAGTGAGCAGGCAGCCGGAGCAGTCGAGACAGCCACACGGAAAGCCGCGCCCAAGCGTCAGGCGGCGAAGAAACCCGTTCGCAAGAAATCTCCCGGCACGAGGGCGAAAGCGCCTGCCGGGCCCGGTGCTGAATCGGACGGGAGCGCTGCTGCGGGCGTGACGGAGGGATCCGGGACCGCCGGGCAGGCGGAACAGACCGCCCTGCCGCCCATTACCCCGTCTCTGGACAGCGGGTTCGGGGAGGATGTTTCGCCCACGCCGCCGAAGCGGCACAAGCGGCGCGGTATTCGGCTCAAACCCGATATTGAAGAATAG